A stretch of the Desulfobacter sp. genome encodes the following:
- a CDS encoding DUF523 and DUF1722 domain-containing protein, producing MLTPIKIGISSCLLGNKVRYDGGHSHDRFLTQTLGLFAEYVPVCPEVECGMPTPREAVRLVGPTENPRLVTQKTCVDKTVQMETWIKERLKELTKDDLCGFIFRSKSPSSGLYRIRVYGDDDKVRKNGTGLFAKAFTQAFPRIPVEEAGRLHDPKLRENFIESLFSLQRWRTLINDNKSLGGLVEFHTQNKLLILSHNQDIYRKMGKIVAQGKDYGLDELFDRYEQLLLRALKLKSTLKKNINVLHHMMGYFKKNLGGDEKQELLSVIDQYRSGYVPLIVPMTLIKHYVMKYDQPWLKVQTYLNPHPFELKLRNYF from the coding sequence ATGCTTACACCCATCAAAATAGGCATCAGCTCCTGTCTTTTAGGAAATAAAGTCCGGTATGACGGTGGACACAGTCATGATAGATTTTTGACTCAGACCCTTGGACTGTTTGCAGAGTATGTACCTGTCTGCCCGGAAGTTGAATGCGGCATGCCAACGCCCCGTGAAGCGGTCAGGCTGGTAGGTCCCACCGAAAATCCAAGATTAGTGACACAGAAAACCTGTGTGGACAAAACAGTTCAGATGGAAACCTGGATTAAGGAGCGTTTGAAAGAACTGACCAAGGATGACCTTTGCGGTTTTATATTCAGAAGCAAATCTCCCAGCAGCGGCTTATACCGGATACGCGTTTACGGCGATGACGATAAGGTGCGAAAAAACGGCACCGGCCTTTTTGCAAAGGCGTTTACACAAGCTTTTCCAAGAATACCTGTTGAGGAGGCAGGGCGCCTTCATGACCCTAAGCTGCGTGAAAATTTCATTGAAAGCCTCTTTTCACTGCAACGCTGGAGAACGCTTATCAATGACAATAAATCATTGGGAGGACTTGTAGAATTTCACACACAAAATAAGCTTCTCATTTTATCCCATAATCAGGACATATACAGAAAAATGGGTAAGATTGTCGCTCAAGGTAAAGATTATGGTTTGGACGAGTTGTTTGACAGGTATGAACAACTGTTACTCAGAGCCCTAAAGCTTAAATCCACCTTAAAGAAAAATATCAATGTACTTCATCACATGATGGGATATTTTAAAAAGAATTTGGGTGGTGATGAGAAGCAGGAGCTATTGTCAGTCATTGATCAGTATCGATCTGGATATGTCCCTTTGATTGTTCCGATGACATTGATCAAACATTATGTCATGAAATACGACCAGCCGTGGTTGAAAGTCCAGACATATTTAAACCCCCATCCTTTTGAATTAAAACTTAGAAATTATTTTTGA